The nucleotide window CCCTTCGCGCTCGGCGCGGCGCTCCTTGCGAAGGACACGGCGGTGATGGCAGCGGCTGCCTACGCGACGGCGTGTCTGGCACGTCCGGAGACCCGGCGGACCGCGCTGTGGCTCGTGCCGGCGCTCGCGCCGGCCGCCGCCTGGCAGCTCGCGCTGCGCAGCCACTGGGGCCACTGGCCGTGGCAGGAGGTGGCCGAGACCCTGCGCGGCGGCTGGTTCGCGCGCGGCCTCTCGGTCCACGCGCGCCGGCTCCACGAGGGCGACCTGCTCGAGTCCTCGCTCGGCACGATCGCGCTCGTCTGGCTGGTCTGGCTCGGCGTCGAGGCGGGCCGCGCGGCCCGCGGGCCGGCCGCGGCGCCCGCGGGCGCGACCCGCAGCCTCGCGCTGCGCTTCGCCGCCCTCACCGCGCTCGGCTGGCTCGCGGTCGCGTGGCGCATGCGGATCTGGGGCGAGCACTGGGGCTTCCTGCGCGTGCTGCTCGACGCCCAGCTCGCCGCGCTCGCCTTCGTCTTCCTACGGGGCCGCCGGCCTTCGCTCGCCTTCGCCGGGCTCACGCTCGCGCTCTCCGCCGTCCTCGCGGCGCGCCTCGTGCTGCGCCCCTGAGAGCCTGTGAAGAAGGCGGCTCGGTCGCATCGCTTGCGGCGGCAGGCCATCTGCTGCGTTGCTCCTCCTCGCCCGATCTCGATCGGGCTCGTCGTCGCGCCTTGCATCTGGCCTACCGGCGACGGCGCGCTGCTCGGTCGCCGATTCCTTCACAGGCTCTGAGGCGGCACGCTCGGGCGCTGCCCGTCGCCGCAGCCGCCCGCGCTCGGCGGCGAGGGCCAGGGCGAAGGCGGCGCCGGCGTAGACGAGATGGAGCTGGTGGAACAGGAACGCCGCGGCCGCGAAGCGGGGGCCCCCGTGGCGCGCGAAGCAGGCGAAGAGCGACGCGTTCGACGCCCACGCCGCGGCGAGCACCGCGACGCTCGCCGCTGCCATGCCGGAGTGCCCGCGCGCGAGCGCCCACGCGAGCGCGGGCAGCGCCGCGAGCGCGATGGGCGCCAGCAGCGCGGCGGCGCGTTGCGAGGGGCGCAGGTTGAGCCCGCGCGGCGCCTCCGGCGAGCCGGCGACCAGGCGCGCCCAGGGGATCGCGCGGCGCCGGATCTCGGTGTCGACGAGCGAGGCGAGGCCCCAGCGCTTCCGGTGCGTGGCCTGGAGCGCCCG belongs to Deltaproteobacteria bacterium and includes:
- a CDS encoding glycosyltransferase — its product is MADPELPRETAPGAAPQSAPEGAPGIRSGRGPGIRPELDPGIPALAVVIPAYDASRFLPHALAALAGARVPVLVVDDASRDDTAACAEAHGARVLRLPHRQGPAAARNAGAQALAAEVVLFLDADCVAHPAVPARVRAAFARDPGLVGLSGSYDAHPPERNFASLYMNLRHHHTHQIAPPDTRSFWAGCGAVRRAAFLAAGGFDARRFPAPAIEDIELAVRLGRHGRLRFDRALQATHRKRWGLASLVDTEIRRRAIPWARLVAGSPEAPRGLNLRPSQRAAALLAPIALAALPALAWALARGHSGMAAASVAVLAAAWASNASLFACFARHGGPRFAAAAFLFHQLHLVYAGAAFALALAAERGRLRRRAAPERAASEPVKESATEQRAVAGRPDARRDDEPDRDRARRSNAADGLPPQAMRPSRLLHRLSGAQHEARREDGGEREREPGEGERRPAAP